The following is a genomic window from Moorella sp. Hama-1.
ACCATATTTTTCTAACCCCCTTTTTATACACCATAAGCTCTAGTTAAATCTAAATTAGGCTCATGCCCCGGTAATAAAATCACATCTCTTATTCTTTTTAACTTAGCCATTGTAGCCCATTGTTGTTGACCGCTATAGCAAATACCTGGTAGAATATCTTGCTCCCAATTTTCAAATGTGTAGACAGCATCTCCTGGGTATAATACATTTCCGTCGGTTGTTTTAACTAGAACCGACTGGCTACCGGCGGTATGGCCAGGAGTAGATAGGACATATACTCCATCAACGAGCTCAAAATCCAACCCGTTGGGTATCAGATCATAGTTAAGAGGACGATCAAAGTCTTCACGGTAGTAGGCTATATCTCCAGGGGTAATTGGGACATAAGCCTTTTCTAACTCTTCCCTTCTAACGATAATGCGGGCGTTAGGAAACAAGTGGTTGTTACCGGCATGATCATAATGGAGGTGGGTACTGATTACATAATTAATGCCTTCTACAGTAACACCGTGGAGTTTAAGCTGTTCAACAACTGTTTGCTTGTCGCTGTGTTTATGTTTCCAGTTCCTAGCACCAGGAGAATTAAGGTCATTAACGCCGGTGTCGACAACTATTTTGGCTTGAGGATGATCAATAAATATCCCAAAAACTGGTATGTCTATTATTTCCCCCATACCCTTTCCAGCTAATAAAACCGACGTATCGGTAATATTGGTACCAAGGTCTAAAATATAAACTTTAGCATACATTTTTATCTCTCCTGAGGAAAAATTATACTAATTATTTCCATTTTTATCTTTTCTTCTTTGCTCTTTTTCTTATTATCATTTCGTACTTTGAACTAACTCGACTAAGATACCACCTGTACTACGGGGCCGAATAAAGTTTACAATAAAATTACCTGCTCCTTTTACTGGGGTTTCCTCCAAAAACTGGGCCCCACTCTTTTCTAGTTCAGTTTTGGTTTTATGAATATCTTCCACTTTGTAAGCAATGTGGTGTATTCCTCCCCTTCCCTTATTGTATTCGGAGAGCTTTCCACCACTAGGGATAATAAATTCTAACGGTGGGGAACCATTCCCTTTCATGAAAATGCATAGAGACTGATACTCAGGGACATAGCCTCGATAGTCTTCCTGGAGGCCAAACATTTTTATAAAATTGGCAGCAATCTCCTCACTGGGTATAACTACACCTATATGATGAATTTGCATCTTTTCACATCCTTCGCCGTCACGATCGCTTTTATTATCATTTTAATTATACTTATAAAATCCTTGTCCACTTTTACGACCCAGTAACTTACCCTCTACCATTTTCCTTAATAATGGACATGGTCGGTATTTGGGATCTCCAAATTTATCATACATCTCTTTCATTACCGATAAGACGGTATCCAAGCCGGCAAAATCGGCTAATTCCAAGGGACCCATGGGCAAATTTGCTCCTAGTTTCATGGCTGTATCTATATCTTTCGGTTCATTGCCTTCCATGACAAGATACATAGCCTC
Proteins encoded in this region:
- a CDS encoding N-acyl homoserine lactonase family protein, yielding MYAKVYILDLGTNITDTSVLLAGKGMGEIIDIPVFGIFIDHPQAKIVVDTGVNDLNSPGARNWKHKHSDKQTVVEQLKLHGVTVEGINYVISTHLHYDHAGNNHLFPNARIIVRREELEKAYVPITPGDIAYYREDFDRPLNYDLIPNGLDFELVDGVYVLSTPGHTAGSQSVLVKTTDGNVLYPGDAVYTFENWEQDILPGICYSGQQQWATMAKLKRIRDVILLPGHEPNLDLTRAYGV
- a CDS encoding VOC family protein; this translates as MQIHHIGVVIPSEEIAANFIKMFGLQEDYRGYVPEYQSLCIFMKGNGSPPLEFIIPSGGKLSEYNKGRGGIHHIAYKVEDIHKTKTELEKSGAQFLEETPVKGAGNFIVNFIRPRSTGGILVELVQSTK